The Streptomyces sp. NL15-2K genome contains a region encoding:
- a CDS encoding MFS transporter, which produces MPSSPASLSPAPESAPGPSGSTSRSPWRSLRYRSMRWWSFANFVSNTGTWMQLTVQNLLVLQITGSAAATGLSMSVQAAPALLMSLLGGAAVDRWPRKVTATVSQALLGTVAFVMALLVALDRLDMTSLMVLAAVTGIVATVDNPACALLGNDLVPPEDVPSAIGVGALVHSSGRLLGAALAGVTVGFLGTAAAYMANGVSFLFVASVIPFLRPAPGAARPTKPAKPAKPVGRAPAGRRGTGPDMTVREGLAFFARRPRLVALAAVTGISAVFGRNYGLTLAVLVTGPLAGGAGAFGTVSTVLAVGGILGAVLGARLRRPSVRLVGTLAAAGALLQVVAGLSPSMAVLLVLVLPMAVVESVSDTAGTAVLQTDPPAHLRGRVLGVWGSIGTVWGLGGPPALGLLMELAGARGALVTGGLIIAGTIGAGFLLRGRRTPTVILRTEEGDVTERAELRTAA; this is translated from the coding sequence GTGCCTTCTTCTCCCGCATCGCTCTCCCCTGCGCCGGAATCCGCCCCCGGGCCGTCCGGCAGCACCTCCCGCTCCCCGTGGCGGTCCCTTCGGTACCGCAGCATGCGCTGGTGGTCCTTCGCGAACTTCGTGTCGAACACCGGTACGTGGATGCAGCTCACGGTCCAGAACCTGCTGGTCCTGCAGATCACCGGGTCCGCCGCCGCGACGGGACTGTCCATGTCCGTCCAGGCCGCGCCCGCCCTGCTCATGAGCCTGCTCGGCGGCGCGGCCGTCGACCGCTGGCCCCGCAAGGTGACGGCCACCGTCAGCCAGGCCCTTCTGGGCACGGTCGCCTTCGTGATGGCGCTGCTCGTGGCACTGGACCGCCTCGACATGACCTCCTTGATGGTGCTGGCCGCCGTGACGGGCATCGTCGCGACCGTCGACAATCCGGCCTGCGCCCTGCTGGGCAACGACCTCGTCCCGCCGGAGGACGTCCCCTCGGCGATCGGGGTGGGCGCGCTCGTGCACAGCTCGGGCCGGCTCCTGGGGGCCGCCCTGGCCGGCGTGACGGTGGGCTTCCTCGGCACGGCCGCCGCGTACATGGCCAACGGGGTGTCGTTCCTCTTCGTCGCCTCGGTCATTCCGTTCCTGCGACCGGCGCCCGGGGCGGCCCGGCCCACCAAGCCCGCCAAGCCCGCCAAGCCCGTCGGGCGCGCACCCGCCGGGCGGCGCGGCACGGGCCCCGACATGACCGTGCGCGAGGGGCTGGCCTTCTTCGCCCGCCGGCCCCGGCTCGTCGCACTCGCCGCCGTCACCGGCATCAGCGCAGTCTTCGGACGCAACTACGGGCTCACCCTGGCCGTGCTGGTCACCGGGCCGCTCGCGGGCGGCGCCGGAGCGTTCGGGACGGTCTCCACCGTCCTGGCCGTGGGCGGCATCCTCGGCGCGGTGCTCGGCGCCCGGCTGCGCCGTCCCTCGGTGCGACTCGTGGGCACCCTGGCGGCAGCGGGCGCGTTGCTCCAGGTGGTCGCCGGGCTGTCGCCGTCCATGGCCGTGCTGCTCGTGCTCGTCCTGCCGATGGCCGTGGTGGAGTCCGTCTCCGACACCGCCGGCACGGCCGTCCTGCAGACCGACCCGCCCGCCCATCTGCGGGGACGGGTGCTCGGCGTGTGGGGCAGCATCGGCACCGTCTGGGGCCTGGGCGGGCCGCCCGCGCTCGGCCTCCTCATGGAACTGGCCGGGGCACGCGGAGCCCTCGTCACTGGCGGACTGATCATCGCCGGCACGATCGGAGCCGGCTTCCTCCTGCGGGGCCGCCGGACCCCGACGGTCATCCTGCGCACGGAGGAGGGCGATGTGACGGAGCGGGCCGAGCTGCGCACGGCGGCGTGA
- a CDS encoding DUF2267 domain-containing protein codes for MRHDEIIGKVQALAHLPDRGSTERATQSVLRTLAERLPTGLADHLAAQLPPDLAAHIRETTASATSEARPSGAGEPFDLTAFAGRVAVRAGTTEETALRYCAAVLEVLDAAVSPEEMRKLTDALPADIRELLPAGRADEPPA; via the coding sequence ATGCGGCACGACGAAATCATCGGCAAGGTGCAGGCCCTTGCTCACCTGCCGGATCGTGGGTCCACCGAGCGCGCGACACAGTCGGTGCTGCGGACCCTGGCGGAGAGGCTGCCGACCGGGCTGGCCGACCACTTGGCCGCGCAGCTCCCGCCGGATCTGGCGGCGCACATCCGTGAAACGACCGCTTCGGCCACCTCGGAGGCACGGCCCAGCGGTGCGGGGGAGCCCTTCGACCTGACGGCCTTCGCCGGCCGGGTCGCGGTCCGGGCCGGTACCACGGAGGAAACGGCGCTCCGGTACTGCGCCGCGGTCCTGGAGGTTCTCGACGCCGCTGTCTCACCCGAGGAGATGCGGAAGCTGACCGACGCCCTCCCCGCCGACATCCGCGAACTGCTGCCCGCAGGACGCGCCGACGAGCCCCCCGCGTAG
- a CDS encoding FAD-dependent oxidoreductase: protein MPRPLRVAIVGAGPAGIYAADALLKSEVAADPGVSIDLFERMPAPFGLIRYGVAPDHPRIKGIITALHQVLDKPQIRLFGNVDYPTDINLDDLRAFYDAVVFSTGATADRELSIPGIDLDGSYGAADFVSWYDGHPDVPRTWPLEAEKVAVLGVGNVALDVARILAKTADELLPTEIPPNVHDGLKANKALEVHVFGRRGPAQAKFSPMELRELDHSPNIEVIVDPEDIDYDEGSIATRRGNKQADMVAKTLENWAIRDVGNRPHKLYLHFFESPSEILGEDGKVVGLRTERTALDGTGNVKGTGEFKDWDVTGIYRAVGYLSDKLPKLPWDIDSGTVPDEGGRVIQESGEHLQSTYVTGWIRRGPVGLIGHTKGDANETVSNLLDDFANGRLHTPDSPAPEAVDAFLAERSVRFTTWDGWYQLDAAEKALGEPEGRERVKIVEREDMLKASGA, encoded by the coding sequence ATGCCCCGCCCCTTGCGGGTAGCCATCGTCGGAGCCGGCCCCGCCGGGATCTACGCCGCCGACGCACTGCTCAAGTCCGAGGTGGCCGCCGACCCCGGTGTGTCCATCGACCTCTTCGAGCGGATGCCGGCACCGTTCGGACTGATCCGATACGGCGTCGCCCCCGACCACCCCCGCATCAAGGGCATCATCACCGCCCTCCACCAGGTCCTCGACAAGCCGCAGATCCGTCTCTTCGGCAACGTCGACTACCCGACCGACATCAACCTGGACGACCTGCGCGCGTTCTACGACGCCGTGGTCTTCTCCACGGGAGCGACGGCCGACCGGGAACTGTCCATACCCGGTATCGACCTCGACGGCTCCTACGGCGCGGCGGACTTCGTCTCCTGGTACGACGGTCACCCGGACGTGCCACGCACCTGGCCGCTGGAGGCCGAGAAGGTCGCCGTCCTCGGCGTCGGCAACGTCGCGCTCGACGTGGCGCGCATCCTCGCCAAGACCGCGGACGAACTGCTGCCGACGGAGATCCCGCCGAACGTCCACGACGGGCTGAAGGCCAACAAGGCCCTGGAAGTCCACGTGTTCGGCCGCCGCGGCCCGGCGCAGGCCAAGTTCAGCCCGATGGAGCTGCGCGAGCTGGACCACTCCCCCAACATCGAGGTCATCGTCGACCCCGAGGACATCGACTACGACGAGGGCTCGATCGCGACCCGGCGCGGCAACAAGCAGGCCGACATGGTCGCCAAGACCCTGGAGAACTGGGCCATCCGCGACGTCGGGAACCGCCCGCACAAGCTGTACCTGCACTTCTTCGAGTCGCCGTCGGAGATCCTGGGCGAGGACGGCAAGGTCGTCGGCCTGCGCACCGAGCGCACCGCCCTTGACGGCACCGGAAACGTCAAGGGCACCGGCGAGTTCAAGGACTGGGACGTCACCGGGATCTACCGCGCCGTGGGCTACCTGTCCGACAAACTGCCCAAGCTGCCCTGGGACATCGACTCGGGAACGGTCCCGGACGAGGGCGGCCGGGTCATCCAGGAGAGCGGCGAGCACCTGCAGTCGACGTACGTCACCGGCTGGATCCGGCGCGGCCCCGTGGGCCTGATCGGCCACACCAAGGGCGACGCCAACGAGACGGTGTCCAACCTCCTGGACGACTTCGCGAACGGCCGTCTGCACACGCCGGATTCGCCCGCGCCCGAGGCCGTGGACGCGTTCCTCGCCGAGCGGAGCGTCCGCTTCACCACCTGGGACGGCTGGTACCAGCTGGACGCCGCCGAGAAGGCACTGGGCGAGCCCGAGGGCCGTGAGCGCGTGAAGATCGTCGAGCGCGAGGACATGCTGAAGGCGAGCGGCGCGTAG
- a CDS encoding cytochrome P450 → MAEAQESARKTDRGGGRPGCPMRRAADGTWQVHDYANARAVLRGTETVQAGLGIETVEKLPPRVRRPVLYQDGPEHREQRRQTARFFTPRRVDEHYRTLMVRIAEEQLTALRTAGEAQLAELSFNVAIAVASEIIGLRHSRPGIRTRLERFFPEEFGRPGLTSVRGVYWLLRQNANWLRIYLADVRPAIRAHRRQERDDLISHLLAEGCSDAEILGECLTFAAAGMVTTREFICVAAWHLFTDAELLARYRAAQEPERLGVLREILRLEPVVARLRRRATAPLTLETPSGGVSVRPGELIELFVDDANTDPQAVGRDARLLRPGRDLALGPGPAGLSFGDGPHRCPGADVALLEADVFLSRLFALDGLRMTTPPRVSFNNDIGGYEIRNMTVALTSHDDC, encoded by the coding sequence ATGGCCGAGGCGCAGGAGTCCGCACGCAAGACGGACCGGGGAGGCGGCCGGCCCGGCTGTCCGATGCGCCGCGCCGCGGACGGCACCTGGCAGGTGCACGATTACGCGAACGCGCGTGCGGTGCTGCGCGGTACGGAGACGGTACAGGCCGGTCTCGGCATAGAGACGGTGGAGAAACTGCCCCCGCGCGTCCGCCGGCCCGTCCTGTACCAGGACGGGCCCGAACACCGGGAACAGCGGCGGCAGACCGCCCGCTTCTTCACCCCGCGACGCGTCGACGAGCACTACCGCACGCTGATGGTGCGCATCGCCGAGGAGCAGCTGACGGCGCTGCGCACCGCCGGTGAGGCTCAACTGGCCGAGCTGAGCTTCAACGTGGCGATCGCGGTGGCGAGCGAGATCATCGGTCTGCGCCACAGCCGTCCGGGCATCCGCACCCGGCTCGAACGCTTCTTTCCCGAGGAGTTCGGCCGACCGGGGCTGACCAGCGTGCGGGGCGTCTACTGGCTGCTGCGGCAGAACGCGAACTGGCTGCGCATCTACCTCGCCGACGTCCGCCCCGCGATCCGTGCGCACCGCCGTCAGGAGCGCGACGACCTGATCTCCCATCTGCTGGCCGAAGGATGCTCGGACGCCGAGATCCTCGGCGAGTGCCTGACGTTCGCCGCGGCCGGGATGGTCACCACGAGGGAGTTCATCTGTGTCGCCGCCTGGCACCTGTTCACCGACGCGGAGCTCCTCGCCCGCTATCGCGCGGCTCAGGAGCCGGAACGGCTCGGTGTGCTGCGCGAGATCCTGCGGCTGGAGCCGGTGGTGGCACGGCTGCGGCGCAGGGCGACGGCACCGCTCACGTTGGAGACGCCGTCCGGCGGGGTGTCGGTCCGGCCGGGCGAGCTGATCGAGCTGTTCGTCGACGACGCGAACACCGACCCGCAGGCCGTGGGACGGGATGCGCGACTGCTGCGTCCGGGCCGGGACCTGGCGCTCGGGCCGGGCCCGGCGGGCCTGTCCTTCGGAGACGGCCCGCACCGCTGCCCCGGTGCGGACGTCGCCCTGCTGGAGGCGGACGTGTTCCTCAGCCGCCTGTTCGCGCTCGACGGCCTGCGCATGACCACCCCGCCGCGCGTGTCCTTCAACAACGACATCGGCGGGTACGAGATCAGGAACATGACGGTGGCCCTTACCTCGCATGACGACTGCTGA
- a CDS encoding lamin tail domain-containing protein, whose protein sequence is MRIRLVLATAAAAGSIAAMAATPAQAAEYSSALKIKGVQYDAPGTDRNNCSTGNTKDEFLTIKNYSRTATMNLKGYVVKDAAGNRFKFTANHQLQPGDYVKLRGGNGTDSDAKNVVYRDNCNFMWNNDKDTIYVYKPSGSKADVHSYTKSGSDPDRNGYITFHG, encoded by the coding sequence ATGCGTATACGCCTTGTCCTGGCGACCGCCGCCGCTGCCGGCTCGATAGCCGCGATGGCCGCCACTCCGGCGCAGGCCGCCGAATACTCGTCGGCGCTGAAGATCAAGGGTGTCCAGTACGACGCACCCGGCACGGACCGCAACAACTGCTCCACCGGCAACACCAAGGACGAGTTCCTGACGATCAAGAACTACTCGCGCACGGCGACCATGAACCTCAAGGGCTACGTCGTCAAGGACGCCGCCGGCAACCGCTTCAAGTTCACCGCGAACCACCAACTCCAGCCCGGCGACTACGTGAAGCTGCGCGGCGGCAACGGCACCGACTCCGACGCGAAGAACGTCGTCTACCGCGACAACTGCAACTTCATGTGGAACAACGACAAGGACACGATCTACGTGTACAAGCCGTCCGGCAGCAAGGCCGACGTGCACTCGTACACCAAGAGCGGTTCCGACCCCGACCGCAACGGTTACATCACCTTCCACGGCTGA
- a CDS encoding NAD(P)-dependent oxidoreductase, which yields MVDADVGIVHPGAMGAQVAAQAVAAGARIWWLPQGRSAATRERAAELGLRAADSMAELTARCTVVLSVCPPAAALDVARQVAAAGFSGVYVDANAVSPGRMAQIAEVWDGTGVRLVDGGISGPPPRQAGTTRLYLSGDDATVARVRALFDGTALTPVVLAGPVGRASALKLAFAAYNKISYALAAEACALADGHGVLDDLRDLAAHLLPGTPLAGPEQLAGAGHRAWRWEPEMREIAEAWRGVGLPGAFADAAAETFEQWRDHKDDRTVTSDRLIADLRGRGPGAAT from the coding sequence ATGGTTGATGCGGACGTGGGGATCGTGCACCCCGGTGCCATGGGAGCGCAGGTGGCCGCGCAGGCCGTGGCGGCGGGGGCGAGGATCTGGTGGCTGCCACAGGGGCGTTCGGCCGCCACGCGGGAGCGGGCCGCCGAGCTGGGGTTGCGGGCCGCCGACAGCATGGCCGAGCTGACCGCCCGGTGCACGGTGGTCCTGAGCGTCTGCCCTCCGGCGGCCGCCCTCGACGTGGCCCGGCAGGTCGCGGCGGCCGGGTTCAGCGGCGTGTACGTCGACGCCAACGCGGTCAGTCCCGGGCGCATGGCCCAGATCGCCGAGGTGTGGGACGGCACGGGGGTGAGACTGGTCGACGGGGGCATCAGCGGGCCGCCTCCGCGCCAGGCCGGGACCACCCGGCTGTACCTGTCGGGCGACGACGCGACGGTGGCCCGGGTCCGCGCGTTGTTCGACGGCACTGCTCTGACACCGGTCGTCCTGGCCGGGCCGGTCGGCCGGGCCTCGGCGCTCAAGCTGGCCTTCGCCGCCTACAACAAGATCTCGTACGCGCTCGCCGCCGAGGCCTGTGCCCTCGCCGACGGACACGGGGTCCTGGACGACCTCCGCGACCTCGCCGCGCACCTGCTGCCCGGCACCCCGCTGGCCGGTCCGGAGCAGTTGGCGGGCGCGGGACACCGGGCCTGGCGCTGGGAGCCGGAGATGCGGGAGATCGCCGAGGCCTGGCGCGGCGTCGGCCTGCCGGGTGCCTTCGCGGACGCCGCGGCGGAGACCTTCGAGCAGTGGCGGGACCACAAGGACGACCGGACCGTGACCAGCGACCGGTTGATCGCCGACCTCAGGGGGCGAGGGCCTGGCGCGGCGACGTGA
- a CDS encoding MFS transporter, whose amino-acid sequence MDVAEGADPKRWKALWVTLVAGFMSLLDVTIVAVALPSMQRDLHASAPAIQWVVSGYALAFALVLVTAGRVGDAIGRRRIFLLALTAFVVCSAAAGAAPTIALLIVARLAQGVAAGCLAPQNSALIQQMFRGAERGRAFGLFGATVGISSAVGPVVGGLILSLADGPQGWRWIFYVNVPVGVIALVLGLRLLPKLAPGRGERLDLPGVALLGGGVLAVMLPLVLAESGGVRRLWWLFLVGAALLAVFARWERRVAARAAQPLLDPRLVTATRGYAAGAAIATLYFVGFSGVWLVFALYLQNGEGYSPLLSGLAVTPFAIGSAVAALVAGRLVERLGRLLTVCGLTAVALGLGGAVLSLRFAPEDIAVWCAAPALFVGGMGSGCVISPNVTMTLRDVPVRMAGAAGGALQTGQRLGGAIGTAALPGLFYMVLAADGDAYRSAVAIAVGSGIVPVLCALGVAVRDWLRDRRARRQPCPPEVSHSPVHASQS is encoded by the coding sequence GTGGACGTGGCCGAAGGCGCCGATCCCAAGCGGTGGAAGGCGCTGTGGGTGACGCTCGTGGCCGGATTCATGAGCCTGCTCGACGTGACCATCGTCGCGGTGGCGCTGCCGTCCATGCAGCGGGACCTGCACGCCTCGGCACCCGCCATCCAGTGGGTCGTCTCCGGCTACGCCCTGGCGTTCGCCCTCGTCCTGGTCACCGCGGGACGCGTGGGCGACGCGATCGGCCGACGCCGGATCTTCCTGCTGGCGCTCACGGCGTTCGTGGTGTGCAGCGCGGCGGCGGGCGCGGCTCCCACCATCGCGCTGCTGATCGTGGCCCGGCTGGCGCAGGGCGTGGCCGCGGGCTGCCTCGCTCCGCAGAACTCCGCCCTGATCCAGCAGATGTTCCGGGGCGCCGAGCGCGGCCGGGCGTTCGGTCTCTTCGGCGCCACCGTCGGCATCTCCAGCGCCGTCGGCCCGGTCGTCGGCGGACTCATCCTCTCGCTCGCGGACGGACCGCAGGGCTGGCGCTGGATCTTCTACGTCAATGTCCCGGTCGGCGTGATCGCGCTCGTGCTCGGCCTGCGACTGCTGCCCAAACTCGCCCCCGGCCGTGGCGAACGGCTCGACCTGCCGGGCGTCGCGCTGCTCGGCGGCGGCGTGCTGGCGGTCATGCTGCCCCTGGTGCTGGCCGAGTCCGGCGGTGTCCGACGGCTGTGGTGGCTCTTCCTGGTGGGAGCGGCGCTCCTGGCGGTCTTCGCACGGTGGGAGCGGCGGGTCGCCGCCCGTGCCGCGCAGCCGCTGCTCGACCCCCGGTTGGTCACCGCGACCCGCGGCTACGCCGCCGGGGCCGCCATCGCCACCCTGTACTTCGTCGGCTTCAGCGGTGTGTGGCTGGTATTCGCCCTCTACTTGCAGAATGGCGAGGGGTATTCGCCGCTGCTGTCCGGGCTCGCGGTGACCCCCTTCGCCATCGGATCGGCCGTGGCCGCACTCGTCGCCGGGCGTCTGGTGGAGCGTCTGGGCCGGCTGCTCACCGTATGCGGACTCACCGCCGTGGCCCTCGGGCTGGGCGGGGCGGTGCTGAGCCTGCGGTTCGCGCCCGAGGACATCGCGGTGTGGTGCGCGGCCCCCGCGCTGTTCGTCGGCGGCATGGGCAGCGGCTGCGTCATCTCCCCGAACGTCACGATGACCTTGCGGGACGTGCCGGTGCGGATGGCGGGTGCCGCGGGAGGCGCACTGCAGACGGGACAGAGGCTGGGCGGCGCCATCGGTACGGCCGCCCTGCCCGGGCTGTTCTACATGGTGCTGGCCGCCGACGGCGACGCCTACCGTTCCGCGGTCGCCATCGCCGTCGGCTCCGGAATCGTGCCCGTGCTGTGCGCGCTCGGGGTGGCGGTGCGCGACTGGCTGCGGGATCGCCGGGCGCGGCGACAGCCCTGCCCGCCCGAGGTGTCCCACAGCCCTGTGCACGCGAGTCAGAGCTGA
- a CDS encoding SpoIIE family protein phosphatase/ATP-binding protein has protein sequence MVRLLGRSGARSTRRPSGPRPSHAPDRAPRAPERRARRMTGGPLTSRQHEAGRSGLRSALSGRSVAGQVFVLQVVIVLLLVVAAVGALVLQVRHDSTQEARNRSVAVAEAFANAPGTVAALRGPNPSAVLQPRAEAARKATKVDFIVVMNTDGVRYSHPKPDRIGKKFVGTIAPALAGRTVTEEITGTIGPLVQAVVPVKAPDGSVVGLVSAGITTASVGGAANRQLPLVLLAAAAGLVLATWGTALVSRRLLRQTHGLGPHEMTRMYEHHDAVLHAVREGVLIVGGEGTLLLANDEAQRLLDLPQDAEGRHVRDLGLTPDTAGLLASGRVATDEVHLVKDRLLAINQRPTDSEGGPPGSVATLRDSTELRALSGRAEAARERLNMLYDAGVAIGTSLDVTRTAEELAELAVPRFADFATVDLFDAVLSGGQPEAATTLRRTAMSGIREDAPLYPLGRQIRLVDSAPQARSLRTGQAVIEPRLSEASGWQAQDLERSAQVVEHGIHSLITVPLRAGSLVLGVVSFWRSGKPEPFDTEEVALAEELVARAAVSIDNARRYTREHSMAVTLQRSLLPRTLPEQDALEIAYRYLPAQAGVGGDWFDVLPLSGARVALVLGDVVGHGLHAAATMGRLRTAVHNFSSLDLPPDELLALLDELVGRIDQDETVEDGSAPVTGATCLYAVYDPVSQVCTVARAGHPPPALIHPDGSVEFPEVPAGPPLGLGGLPFETADLELAEGSRLVLYTDGLVEDREHDIDVGLEQLRTALERAGKSPEDTCRVVLDSRLPARPSDDVALLVARTRALPADRIAEWQVPSDPAAVAEARASITRQLAGWGLDELTFTTELIVSELVTNAIRYGGDPIHVRVMYDRTLICEVFDSSSTSPHLRYAAMTDEGGRGLFLVAQLAERWGTRYTPAGKVIWAEQPLPS, from the coding sequence ATGGTCCGACTCTTGGGTCGATCCGGGGCCCGGTCGACCCGTCGTCCCAGCGGTCCGCGCCCATCGCACGCGCCCGACCGCGCCCCAAGGGCGCCCGAGCGCCGCGCGCGGCGCATGACCGGCGGTCCGCTCACCTCACGGCAGCACGAAGCGGGCCGCTCGGGATTGCGGTCGGCGCTGAGCGGCCGCAGCGTCGCCGGACAGGTGTTCGTCCTGCAAGTGGTGATCGTGCTGCTGCTGGTCGTCGCCGCGGTCGGGGCGCTCGTGCTCCAAGTCCGGCACGACAGCACGCAGGAGGCCCGCAACCGCTCCGTCGCCGTCGCCGAGGCGTTCGCCAACGCACCCGGCACCGTTGCGGCTTTGCGCGGTCCGAACCCGTCGGCGGTACTGCAACCACGGGCCGAGGCGGCCCGCAAGGCGACGAAGGTGGACTTCATCGTCGTCATGAACACCGACGGCGTCCGTTACTCCCATCCCAAACCGGACCGCATCGGCAAGAAGTTCGTCGGCACCATCGCACCGGCGCTCGCCGGACGCACGGTGACCGAGGAGATCACGGGCACGATCGGCCCGCTGGTGCAGGCCGTGGTGCCGGTCAAGGCGCCCGACGGCTCGGTCGTGGGTCTGGTCTCGGCGGGGATCACCACCGCGAGCGTGGGCGGTGCCGCGAACCGGCAGCTGCCGCTCGTGCTGCTCGCCGCCGCGGCGGGACTCGTCCTGGCCACGTGGGGCACCGCGCTGGTGAGCCGGCGGCTGCTGCGCCAGACGCACGGCCTGGGCCCGCACGAGATGACCCGGATGTACGAGCACCACGACGCCGTACTGCACGCCGTACGGGAGGGCGTGCTCATCGTCGGCGGCGAGGGCACCTTGCTGCTGGCCAACGACGAGGCGCAGCGCCTGCTCGACCTGCCCCAGGACGCCGAGGGCCGGCATGTGCGGGATCTCGGCCTCACCCCCGACACGGCCGGCCTGCTGGCCTCCGGCCGGGTCGCCACGGACGAGGTCCACCTGGTCAAGGACCGGCTGCTGGCCATCAACCAGCGGCCCACCGACAGCGAGGGCGGCCCGCCCGGCAGCGTCGCCACGCTGCGCGACTCCACGGAGCTGCGGGCGCTTTCCGGCCGGGCCGAGGCGGCGCGGGAGCGCCTCAACATGCTGTACGACGCCGGAGTTGCCATCGGGACGAGTCTGGACGTCACCCGTACCGCCGAGGAACTGGCGGAGCTCGCCGTCCCCCGGTTCGCGGACTTCGCCACCGTGGACCTGTTCGACGCCGTCCTCAGCGGCGGGCAGCCGGAAGCGGCGACGACGCTGCGTCGTACGGCGATGAGCGGGATCCGCGAGGACGCCCCGCTCTACCCGCTGGGCCGGCAGATCCGACTCGTCGACTCCGCTCCGCAGGCCCGCAGCCTCAGGACGGGGCAGGCCGTCATCGAGCCGCGCCTGAGTGAGGCGTCGGGCTGGCAGGCACAGGACCTCGAGCGCTCCGCCCAGGTCGTGGAGCACGGTATCCACTCGCTGATCACCGTGCCGCTGCGCGCGGGCAGCCTGGTACTCGGTGTGGTCAGCTTCTGGCGGTCCGGGAAGCCCGAGCCGTTCGACACGGAGGAGGTGGCGCTCGCCGAGGAGTTGGTCGCCCGTGCGGCTGTCTCCATCGACAACGCCCGCCGCTACACCCGCGAGCACAGCATGGCGGTGACGCTGCAGCGCAGCCTGCTGCCCCGCACGCTGCCCGAGCAGGACGCCCTGGAGATCGCCTACCGGTATCTGCCGGCGCAGGCCGGTGTGGGCGGCGACTGGTTCGACGTACTGCCGTTGTCCGGCGCCCGTGTGGCACTCGTGCTGGGAGACGTCGTCGGCCACGGGCTGCACGCCGCGGCCACCATGGGCCGGCTCCGGACGGCGGTGCACAACTTCTCCTCCTTGGACCTGCCGCCCGACGAACTGCTCGCTCTGCTGGACGAGTTGGTGGGGCGCATCGACCAGGACGAGACGGTGGAGGACGGCAGCGCCCCGGTCACCGGCGCGACCTGTCTGTACGCCGTCTACGATCCGGTTTCCCAGGTCTGCACGGTCGCCCGTGCCGGCCACCCGCCGCCCGCCCTGATCCATCCCGACGGCAGCGTGGAGTTCCCGGAGGTGCCGGCCGGTCCCCCGCTCGGCCTCGGGGGGCTGCCGTTCGAGACGGCCGACCTCGAACTGGCGGAGGGCAGTCGGCTCGTCCTGTACACGGACGGGCTCGTCGAGGACCGGGAGCACGACATCGACGTAGGGCTGGAACAGCTGCGGACCGCGCTGGAGCGGGCCGGCAAGTCCCCCGAGGACACCTGCCGGGTCGTCCTCGACTCCCGGCTTCCGGCCCGGCCGAGCGACGACGTCGCCCTGCTCGTGGCGCGCACCCGGGCTCTGCCCGCCGACCGGATCGCCGAGTGGCAGGTGCCGTCGGATCCGGCGGCCGTCGCCGAGGCCCGCGCCTCCATCACCCGGCAGCTGGCCGGGTGGGGACTGGACGAGCTGACCTTCACCACGGAGCTGATCGTCAGCGAGCTCGTCACCAACGCGATCCGCTACGGCGGTGACCCCATCCACGTCCGGGTGATGTACGACCGCACCCTGATCTGCGAGGTCTTCGACAGCAGCAGTACCTCGCCCCACCTCAGGTACGCGGCCATGACGGACGAGGGCGGACGCGGCCTGTTCCTCGTCGCGCAGCTCGCGGAACGCTGGGGCACCCGGTACACGCCCGCGGGCAAGGTCATTTGGGCGGAACAGCCCCTTCCCTCATAA